A genome region from Streptomyces xanthophaeus includes the following:
- a CDS encoding N-acetyltransferase codes for MTAIRITTLAERPELADRLGDMDDPWPEFATHDSLAWLLYPRMTAELADYVLVATDGDAVVARGYSVPFALHEAGRDGVLPAQGWDRVLMWAFSDLRRGVRPDTVSAIEITVAGDRQGEGLSGLMLAALRDNARARGFAEVVAPVRPSGKPAEPDTPIHEYAYRTREDGLPYDPWLRVHVRAGGVIDSVAPLSMTITGSLAQWREWTGLPFDVAGPVRVPGALTPVRCEPEQGYAVYVEPNVWVRHRLADGAASVRP; via the coding sequence GCGCCCCGAACTGGCGGACCGGCTCGGAGACATGGACGACCCGTGGCCCGAGTTCGCCACCCACGACTCCCTGGCCTGGCTGCTGTACCCGCGGATGACGGCCGAACTGGCCGACTACGTCCTGGTCGCCACGGACGGGGACGCGGTGGTCGCCCGCGGCTACAGCGTGCCCTTCGCCCTGCACGAGGCCGGCCGCGACGGCGTGCTGCCCGCGCAGGGCTGGGACCGCGTGCTCATGTGGGCCTTTTCCGACCTGCGCCGCGGGGTGCGGCCCGACACGGTGAGCGCGATCGAGATCACCGTGGCCGGCGACCGGCAGGGCGAGGGGCTCTCCGGGCTCATGCTGGCCGCGCTGCGGGACAACGCCCGGGCCCGCGGCTTCGCCGAGGTCGTGGCGCCGGTCCGGCCCAGCGGAAAGCCGGCCGAGCCGGACACCCCGATCCACGAGTACGCGTACCGGACCCGGGAGGACGGCCTCCCGTACGACCCGTGGCTGCGCGTCCACGTCCGCGCGGGCGGGGTCATCGACTCGGTGGCGCCGCTGTCGATGACGATCACCGGCTCGCTCGCCCAGTGGCGCGAGTGGACCGGGCTCCCCTTCGACGTCGCCGGACCCGTGCGCGTACCCGGCGCCCTGACGCCCGTGCGGTGCGAGCCGGAGCAGGGCTATGCGGTCTATGTGGAGCCGAACGTATGGGTCAGGCACCGCCTCGCCGACGGGGCGGCGTCCGTCCGGCCTTAG
- the argC gene encoding N-acetyl-gamma-glutamyl-phosphate reductase: protein MVVRVAVAGASGYAGGEVLRLLLSHPEVEIGALTGNSNAGQLLGSLQPHLVPLAGRTLEATTSEVLAGHDVVFLALPHGQSAAVAAQLGEDVLVVDMGADHRLKDSADWDAFYGAPHAGTWPYGLPELPGAREALAGTRRIAVPGCFPTAVSLALFPAYQGKFAEPEAVIVAATGTSGAGKALKPHLLGAEVMGSVTPYGVGGGHRHTPEMVQNLSPLAGQRVSVSFTPTLVPMARGILATCSAKALPGTTAESLRAAYEKAYADEPFVHLLPEGRMPSTKSVHGSNAVHVQVAYDESARRIIAVSAIDNLTKGTAGGAVQSMNIALGLHESLGLSTIGVAP from the coding sequence ATGGTGGTACGTGTAGCGGTGGCCGGAGCGAGCGGGTACGCGGGCGGAGAAGTCCTGCGCCTCCTGCTCTCGCACCCCGAGGTGGAGATCGGCGCCCTCACCGGCAACTCCAACGCCGGACAGCTCCTCGGCTCCCTGCAACCGCACCTCGTGCCGCTCGCGGGACGCACCCTGGAGGCGACCACCTCCGAGGTCCTCGCCGGCCACGATGTCGTGTTCCTCGCCCTCCCGCACGGCCAGTCCGCCGCCGTCGCCGCCCAGCTCGGCGAGGACGTCCTCGTCGTCGACATGGGCGCCGACCACCGGCTCAAGGACTCCGCCGACTGGGACGCCTTCTACGGCGCCCCGCACGCCGGCACCTGGCCCTACGGGCTCCCCGAACTGCCCGGCGCCCGCGAGGCGCTGGCGGGGACCAGGCGCATCGCGGTCCCGGGCTGCTTCCCCACCGCCGTCTCCCTCGCGCTCTTCCCCGCCTACCAGGGGAAGTTCGCCGAGCCGGAGGCCGTGATCGTCGCCGCCACCGGAACCTCCGGCGCGGGCAAGGCCCTCAAGCCGCACCTGCTCGGCGCCGAGGTGATGGGCTCGGTGACCCCGTACGGCGTGGGCGGCGGACACCGCCACACGCCCGAGATGGTGCAGAACCTGAGCCCGCTCGCGGGTCAGCGGGTCTCCGTCTCCTTCACGCCGACCCTCGTGCCCATGGCGCGCGGCATCCTCGCCACGTGCTCGGCCAAGGCACTCCCCGGCACCACCGCCGAATCGCTGCGCGCCGCGTACGAGAAGGCCTACGCCGACGAGCCCTTCGTCCACCTGCTGCCCGAGGGCCGGATGCCGTCCACCAAATCCGTCCACGGTTCCAACGCCGTCCACGTCCAGGTCGCCTACGACGAGTCCGCCCGGCGGATCATCGCCGTCAGCGCCATCGACAACCTGACCAAGGGCACCGCCGGCGGCGCGGTGCAGAGCATGAACATCGCCCTGGGGCTTCACGAGAGCCTGGGCCTTTCGACGATCGGAGTCGCTCCGTGA
- the argJ gene encoding bifunctional glutamate N-acetyltransferase/amino-acid acetyltransferase ArgJ, whose translation MSVTAAQGFTAAGIAAGIKANGNPDLALVVNNGPSLAAAGVFTSNRVKAAPVHWSEQVLRGAAVSAVVLNSGGANACTGPKGFQDTHATAEKVAQVLGGDFNAGEIAVASTGLIGVLLPMDKLLPGIETAAAALSEDGGEAAAIAIKTTDTVHKTATVSQGGWTVGGMAKGAGMLAPGLATMLVVLTTDADLDSATLDKALRAATRTTFDRVDSDGCMSTNDTVLLLASGASGQVPAYEEFAEAVRKVCDDLARQLIGDAEGASKDIRIEVIGALTEDDAVEVGRSIARNNLLKCAIHGEDPNWGRVLSAIGTTKAAFDPDRLNVAINDVWVCRNGSVGDDRDLVSMKGREVRITADLANGSESAVIWGNDLTAEYVHENSAYSS comes from the coding sequence GTGAGCGTCACGGCAGCACAGGGATTCACGGCAGCGGGCATCGCCGCCGGGATCAAGGCCAACGGCAACCCCGACCTGGCCCTCGTGGTCAACAACGGGCCGAGTCTGGCCGCCGCGGGCGTCTTCACCTCCAACCGCGTCAAGGCCGCGCCCGTGCACTGGTCCGAGCAGGTCCTGCGGGGCGCCGCCGTCAGCGCGGTCGTCCTGAACTCCGGCGGCGCCAACGCCTGCACCGGCCCCAAGGGCTTCCAGGACACCCACGCCACCGCGGAGAAGGTCGCGCAGGTGCTCGGCGGGGACTTCAACGCCGGCGAGATCGCGGTCGCCTCCACCGGCCTGATCGGCGTCCTGCTCCCCATGGACAAGCTGCTCCCCGGTATCGAGACGGCGGCCGCGGCCCTGTCCGAGGACGGCGGCGAGGCCGCCGCCATCGCCATCAAGACCACCGACACCGTGCACAAGACGGCCACCGTCTCGCAGGGCGGCTGGACCGTCGGAGGCATGGCCAAGGGCGCGGGCATGCTCGCCCCGGGCCTGGCCACCATGCTCGTCGTCCTCACCACCGACGCCGACCTGGACAGCGCCACCCTCGACAAGGCGCTGCGCGCCGCCACCCGCACCACCTTCGACCGGGTCGACTCCGACGGCTGCATGTCCACCAACGACACGGTGCTGCTGCTCGCCTCCGGTGCCTCCGGCCAGGTGCCGGCGTACGAGGAGTTCGCGGAGGCCGTGCGCAAGGTCTGCGACGACCTGGCCCGCCAGCTCATCGGCGACGCCGAGGGCGCCAGCAAGGACATCCGCATCGAGGTCATCGGTGCGCTCACCGAGGACGACGCGGTCGAGGTCGGCCGGTCCATCGCCCGGAACAACCTGCTCAAGTGCGCCATCCACGGCGAGGACCCGAACTGGGGCCGGGTGCTCTCCGCGATCGGCACCACCAAGGCCGCCTTCGACCCGGACCGCCTGAACGTCGCCATCAACGACGTCTGGGTCTGCCGCAACGGATCGGTCGGCGACGACCGCGACCTGGTCTCCATGAAGGGCCGCGAGGTCCGCATCACCGCCGACCTGGCCAACGGCAGCGAGTCCGCCGTGATCTGGGGCAACGACCTGACCGCCGAGTACGTCCACGAGAACAGCGCCTACTCCTCATGA
- the argB gene encoding acetylglutamate kinase, with product MSDEKAGQPGTSGGTARKHTALPKAQILIEALPWLTRHNGKIVVIKFGGNAMIDEDLKAAFAQDVVFLRQAGLKPVVVHGGGPQINAQLDKQGLVSEFKAGLRVTTPEAMDVVRMVLAGHVQRELVGLLNQHGPLAVGMTGEDARTMIATKHSPEIGGEVIDIGRVGEITSIDTGAIEALLADGRIPVISSIAGSADDHHVYNVNADTAAAALAAALGAETLMVLTDVEGLYADWPHSDEVISKLTVSELEKLLPELSSGMVPKMEGCLHAVRNGVNTARVLDGRVQHSILLEIFTDSGIGTMVVPDHQSGGTE from the coding sequence ATGAGCGACGAGAAGGCCGGCCAGCCCGGCACCTCCGGCGGCACCGCCCGCAAGCACACCGCCCTGCCCAAGGCGCAGATCCTCATCGAGGCCCTGCCGTGGCTCACCCGCCACAACGGCAAGATCGTCGTCATCAAGTTCGGCGGCAACGCCATGATCGACGAGGACCTCAAGGCCGCCTTCGCCCAGGACGTGGTCTTCCTGCGCCAGGCCGGCCTGAAGCCGGTCGTCGTGCACGGCGGCGGCCCCCAGATCAACGCCCAGCTCGACAAGCAGGGCCTGGTCAGCGAGTTCAAGGCGGGGCTGCGCGTCACGACCCCCGAGGCCATGGACGTCGTACGGATGGTCCTGGCGGGCCACGTCCAGCGCGAACTGGTCGGACTGCTGAACCAGCACGGACCGCTCGCCGTCGGCATGACCGGCGAGGACGCCCGCACCATGATCGCGACCAAGCACAGCCCGGAGATCGGCGGCGAGGTCATCGACATCGGCCGGGTCGGGGAGATCACCTCCATCGACACCGGCGCCATCGAGGCCCTGCTGGCCGACGGCCGGATCCCGGTCATCTCCTCCATCGCCGGCAGCGCCGACGACCACCACGTCTACAACGTGAACGCCGACACGGCGGCGGCTGCGCTCGCCGCCGCCCTGGGCGCCGAGACGCTGATGGTCCTCACCGACGTGGAAGGCCTCTACGCGGACTGGCCGCACAGCGACGAGGTCATCAGCAAGCTCACGGTCAGCGAGCTGGAGAAACTGCTGCCCGAGCTGTCCAGCGGCATGGTGCCCAAGATGGAGGGCTGCCTGCACGCCGTGCGCAACGGCGTGAACACCGCCCGCGTGCTCGACGGGCGGGTCCAGCACTCGATCCTGCTGGAGATCTTCACGGACTCCGGCATCGGCACGATGGTCGTGCCCGACCACCAGTCAGGGGGAACGGAATGA
- a CDS encoding acetylornithine transaminase gives MTKGTGNQEYGARWQGALANNYGTPAIALVRGEGAQVWDADGKQYTDFVGGIAVNALGHAHPAIVAAVTEQISTLGHVSNLFVSEPVVALGERLLQLFGRPGKVFFCNSGAESIEAAFKIGRLTGRTHMVATDGGFHGRTMGALALTGQPKKQEPFRPLPGDVTHVPFGDVEALRAAVTEETALVVIEPIQGENGVVVPPAGYLTAARAITRATGTLLVLDEVQTGIGRCGQWFEHQAHEDVEPDIVTLAKGLGGGLPIGAAVAFGPVADLLQPGQHGTTFGGNPVACAAGLAVIDTIATGGLLDQVKARGERLRSGIEGTGHALVSHVRGSGLLLGIVLTEPLAARVQQAAQDAGFLVNAPAPDVVRLMPPYVLTEAEADAFLRALPGILDAAGGDGSGE, from the coding sequence ATGACGAAGGGCACCGGCAACCAGGAGTACGGCGCTCGCTGGCAGGGCGCGCTGGCCAACAACTACGGCACCCCCGCGATCGCGCTCGTACGCGGCGAGGGCGCCCAGGTCTGGGACGCCGACGGCAAGCAGTACACCGACTTCGTCGGCGGCATCGCGGTCAACGCCCTCGGGCACGCCCACCCGGCGATCGTGGCCGCCGTGACCGAGCAGATCTCCACGCTCGGCCACGTCTCCAACCTCTTCGTCTCCGAGCCGGTCGTCGCGCTCGGCGAGCGGCTGCTTCAGCTCTTCGGCCGCCCCGGCAAGGTCTTCTTCTGCAACTCGGGCGCCGAGTCCATCGAGGCCGCCTTCAAGATCGGCCGGCTGACCGGGCGCACCCACATGGTCGCCACCGACGGCGGCTTCCACGGCCGGACCATGGGCGCCCTCGCGCTCACCGGCCAGCCGAAGAAGCAGGAGCCCTTCCGGCCGCTGCCGGGCGATGTCACGCACGTCCCGTTCGGTGACGTGGAGGCCCTGCGGGCCGCCGTCACCGAGGAGACCGCGCTCGTCGTCATCGAGCCGATCCAGGGCGAGAACGGCGTCGTCGTACCCCCCGCCGGATACCTGACGGCCGCCCGCGCGATCACCCGCGCCACCGGCACCCTGCTCGTCCTCGACGAGGTCCAGACCGGCATCGGCCGGTGCGGCCAGTGGTTCGAGCACCAGGCCCACGAGGACGTCGAGCCCGACATCGTCACCCTCGCCAAGGGGCTGGGCGGCGGCCTGCCCATCGGCGCGGCGGTCGCCTTCGGCCCCGTCGCCGACCTGCTCCAGCCGGGCCAGCACGGCACCACCTTCGGCGGGAACCCGGTCGCCTGCGCGGCCGGCCTCGCCGTCATCGACACGATCGCCACGGGCGGGCTGCTCGACCAGGTCAAGGCGCGCGGTGAGCGGCTGCGCTCGGGGATCGAGGGCACGGGCCACGCCCTGGTCTCCCACGTCCGCGGCTCCGGTCTGCTGCTGGGTATCGTGCTGACCGAGCCGCTCGCCGCCCGGGTGCAGCAGGCGGCTCAGGATGCCGGCTTCCTGGTCAACGCGCCCGCCCCCGACGTCGTACGGCTCATGCCCCCGTACGTACTCACCGAGGCCGAGGCGGACGCGTTCCTCCGGGCCCTGCCCGGCATCCTTGACGCAGCAGGCGGGGACGGATCCGGAGAATGA
- a CDS encoding arginine repressor: MSQAQDNEQGGQAVPQTRTARHRRIVDILNRQPVRSQSQLAKLLADDGLSVTQATLSRDLDELGAVKIRNTGGELIYAVPSEGGFRTPQAPLGESAKEERMRRLSGELLISAEASANLVVLRTPPGAAQFLASAIDQAELRAILGTIAGDDTLMLISRDPAGGQALADHLLRLAQKES; encoded by the coding sequence ATGAGTCAGGCGCAGGACAACGAGCAAGGCGGCCAGGCCGTCCCGCAGACCCGCACCGCGCGTCACCGCCGGATCGTGGACATCCTCAACCGGCAGCCGGTCCGCTCCCAGAGCCAGCTGGCCAAGCTGCTCGCCGACGACGGGCTGAGCGTCACCCAGGCGACGCTCTCGCGCGACCTCGACGAGCTGGGCGCGGTGAAGATCCGCAACACCGGCGGCGAGCTGATCTACGCGGTACCCAGCGAGGGCGGATTCCGCACCCCGCAGGCCCCGCTCGGCGAGTCCGCGAAGGAGGAGCGCATGCGGCGCCTCTCCGGGGAACTGCTGATCTCGGCGGAGGCCTCCGCGAACCTCGTGGTCCTGCGCACCCCGCCGGGTGCCGCGCAGTTCCTCGCCTCGGCGATCGACCAGGCCGAACTCCGCGCGATCCTCGGCACGATCGCGGGCGACGACACCCTGATGCTGATCAGCCGGGACCCGGCGGGCGGCCAGGCCCTGGCCGACCACCTGCTGCGGCTGGCGCAGAAGGAGAGCTGA
- a CDS encoding L,D-transpeptidase family protein, translating into MRTAVVTVSLIVTTLLPQGPAPLPDRLADTGGGSQLITAVAPAPGSTTGQLIWWERWAGRWHRSGSAPARFGANGLAEGATRTQGTSTTPTGLFELPYAFGIRRAPAGTDHVYRRVSRDSWWCQDNASAHYNRWVEPLPADCAPGEAEHLVTYEKQYAHALVIAFNYDRPVRGRGAGIFLHVNGKGATAGCVSVPERAMRAILRWADPRRRPHIAIGTEEGPLAVTRY; encoded by the coding sequence CTGCGTACCGCTGTAGTCACCGTCTCACTGATCGTCACGACCCTGCTCCCGCAGGGCCCCGCGCCTCTGCCCGACCGCCTCGCCGACACCGGCGGAGGCAGTCAGCTGATCACCGCCGTAGCGCCCGCGCCCGGATCCACGACCGGCCAGTTGATCTGGTGGGAGCGGTGGGCCGGGCGCTGGCACCGGTCCGGGAGCGCGCCCGCCCGCTTCGGCGCGAACGGCCTCGCCGAGGGGGCGACCCGGACCCAGGGCACCAGCACGACGCCCACGGGCCTCTTCGAACTCCCCTACGCCTTCGGGATCCGGCGCGCACCGGCCGGCACGGACCACGTCTACCGGCGGGTGAGCCGCGACTCCTGGTGGTGCCAGGACAACGCGTCCGCCCACTACAACCGCTGGGTCGAGCCGCTGCCCGCGGACTGCGCGCCGGGCGAGGCCGAGCACCTGGTGACGTACGAGAAGCAGTACGCGCACGCGCTGGTGATCGCCTTCAACTACGACCGGCCCGTACGCGGCCGGGGCGCCGGGATCTTCCTGCACGTCAACGGCAAGGGCGCGACGGCCGGTTGCGTGTCCGTGCCCGAGCGGGCCATGCGGGCGATCCTGCGCTGGGCGGACCCGCGCCGCCGTCCGCACATCGCGATCGGCACGGAGGAGGGGCCGCTCGCCGTCACCCGCTACTAG
- a CDS encoding pyridoxamine 5'-phosphate oxidase family protein, which produces MGKLYERIDGRLRTFIEEQPIFFTATAPLTGDGHVNLSPKGRAGTLVVIDEQTLAYLDFGGSGAETIAHIRENGRITLMWCAFSGPPNIVRIHGEGEAVFRDDPRWGELIALFGEADGPAARAVVLVHARRIADVCGYAVPLMEYQGERTLHAEYFGRKTDEEFAAYCEKKEFIGSSLDGLPALPLPLPPRTV; this is translated from the coding sequence ATGGGAAAGCTCTACGAACGAATAGACGGCCGGCTGCGCACGTTCATCGAGGAACAGCCGATCTTCTTCACCGCGACCGCCCCGCTCACGGGTGACGGTCATGTCAACCTCTCCCCCAAGGGCCGCGCCGGAACGCTCGTCGTCATCGACGAGCAGACCCTCGCCTACCTGGACTTCGGGGGCAGCGGCGCCGAGACCATCGCCCACATCCGGGAGAACGGCCGGATCACCCTGATGTGGTGCGCGTTCTCCGGGCCGCCCAACATCGTGCGCATCCACGGCGAGGGCGAGGCGGTCTTCCGCGACGATCCGCGCTGGGGCGAGCTGATCGCCCTGTTCGGCGAGGCCGACGGGCCGGCGGCACGGGCGGTCGTCCTGGTCCACGCCCGCCGGATCGCCGATGTCTGCGGGTACGCCGTCCCCCTGATGGAGTACCAGGGCGAGCGGACCCTGCACGCGGAGTACTTCGGGCGCAAGACGGACGAGGAGTTCGCCGCGTACTGCGAGAAGAAGGAGTTCATCGGATCGAGCCTCGACGGCCTGCCTGCGCTGCCGCTGCCCCTTCCGCCCCGTACCGTCTGA
- a CDS encoding HEAT repeat domain-containing protein: MSARRERAIRAGHASAERLMDGGHPGHTPVPLPEGVADTWIAFDQAVRDIRRYRYETSCIGDDVVALCHPDGYVREGALRSPDPVLELVAIRCTDWVPAVREQARRVLRAVLDADPAGTVRRLTPLLLRLGRREHGAWAAALLPAALRGASLRAELRESADLPTRRFAARLSLESGEFGVRELARLAAVELDPPTARMWADATLAALAADGPDDRAVDLLLGAHIPMVRASGVTALRGAGRAAEAGVYLTDRSGLVRACARWLVRQDGGDPYAFYRELVTDPARVTPYAVSGFAECARREDGPLLRALLEHPGGPVRAAAVAGLRLLDAEDERLLRSLLDDPSPAVAREVSRGLRATAGPLPADWLMARVAPERPTHTRRAAFHLLRAQGGIASLRAAVTLLDVRDPGLRELAEGTVREWNWQGSLQAGWADPAELGALLERSAHLFDIHQLAPLLDRLPFTETGRPERTARPAR; encoded by the coding sequence ATGAGCGCCAGACGGGAACGGGCCATACGGGCGGGGCATGCGAGCGCGGAGCGGCTGATGGACGGCGGGCACCCCGGCCACACCCCGGTGCCGCTCCCCGAAGGCGTGGCCGACACGTGGATCGCCTTCGACCAGGCGGTACGCGACATCCGCCGCTACCGGTACGAGACCTCCTGCATCGGCGACGACGTGGTGGCCCTGTGCCATCCCGACGGCTACGTCCGCGAAGGCGCGCTCCGGTCGCCGGATCCGGTGCTCGAACTCGTCGCGATCCGCTGCACCGACTGGGTCCCGGCCGTACGGGAACAGGCCCGGCGCGTGCTGCGCGCCGTGCTGGACGCCGACCCCGCGGGCACGGTGCGCCGCCTGACCCCGCTCCTGCTACGGCTGGGCCGCCGTGAGCACGGCGCCTGGGCCGCCGCACTGCTCCCCGCGGCACTGCGCGGCGCGTCGCTGCGGGCCGAGCTCCGCGAGAGCGCGGACCTGCCGACCCGGCGGTTCGCCGCGCGGCTCTCGCTGGAGAGCGGGGAGTTCGGCGTACGGGAGCTCGCCCGGCTGGCAGCCGTGGAACTGGACCCTCCGACCGCCCGGATGTGGGCGGACGCCACGCTCGCCGCGCTGGCCGCCGACGGGCCGGACGACCGGGCCGTCGACCTCCTGCTCGGCGCCCACATCCCGATGGTCCGCGCCTCCGGGGTCACCGCCCTGCGCGGGGCCGGGCGGGCCGCCGAGGCGGGGGTGTACCTGACCGACCGCTCCGGGCTGGTCCGGGCCTGCGCCCGCTGGCTGGTCCGCCAGGACGGCGGCGACCCGTACGCCTTCTACCGCGAGCTGGTCACGGACCCGGCCCGGGTGACTCCGTACGCGGTGAGCGGCTTCGCCGAGTGCGCCCGCCGCGAGGACGGGCCGCTGCTCCGCGCCCTGCTGGAGCACCCCGGCGGCCCGGTGCGGGCCGCCGCCGTCGCCGGGCTGCGCCTGCTGGACGCGGAAGACGAGCGGCTGCTGCGGTCGCTGCTCGACGACCCCTCGCCGGCGGTGGCCCGCGAGGTCTCCCGCGGCCTGCGTGCCACCGCAGGGCCGCTGCCCGCCGACTGGCTGATGGCACGGGTCGCCCCCGAGCGTCCGACGCACACCCGCCGGGCCGCCTTCCACCTGCTGCGGGCCCAGGGCGGCATCGCCTCGCTGCGGGCCGCCGTCACCCTGCTGGACGTACGGGATCCGGGTCTGCGCGAGCTGGCCGAGGGCACCGTGCGGGAATGGAACTGGCAGGGCTCCCTCCAGGCGGGCTGGGCGGATCCTGCCGAGCTCGGCGCTCTGCTGGAGCGGTCCGCGCACCTCTTCGACATCCACCAACTGGCCCCGCTCCTCGACCGGTTGCCATTCACCGAAACGGGCCGGCCCGAGCGCACGGCCCGGCCGGCCCGATAA
- a CDS encoding argininosuccinate synthase: MTERVVLAYSGGLDTSVAIGWIAEETGAEVIAVAVDVGQGGEDLDVIRKRALDCGAVEAEVADASDEFANEYCLPAIKANALYMDRYPLVSALSRPAIVKHLVAAAKKHGATTVAHGCTGKGNDQVRFEAGIVALAPDLKCIAPVRDYAMTRDKAIAFCEEKQLPIATTKKSPYSIDQNVFGRAVETGFLEDIWNAPIEDIYEYTSNPALPREADEVVISFKEGVPVAIDGKPVTVLQAIQQLNDRAGAQGIGRIDIVEDRLVGIKSREVYEAPGAIALITAHQELENVTVERELARYKRQVEQRWGEMVYDGLWFSPLKRALDGFINEANQHVTGDIRMTLHGGRAVVTGRKSDESLYDFNLATYDSGDTFDQSKAQGFIEIFGLSSKIAARRDLA, encoded by the coding sequence GTGACCGAGCGCGTCGTACTCGCCTACTCGGGCGGCCTGGACACCTCCGTCGCCATCGGCTGGATCGCCGAGGAGACGGGCGCCGAGGTCATCGCCGTTGCCGTGGACGTCGGCCAGGGCGGCGAGGACCTGGACGTCATCCGCAAGCGCGCGCTCGACTGCGGTGCGGTCGAGGCCGAGGTCGCCGACGCGTCCGACGAGTTCGCCAATGAGTACTGCCTCCCGGCGATCAAGGCGAACGCCCTCTACATGGACCGGTACCCGCTGGTCTCGGCGCTCTCCCGGCCGGCCATCGTCAAGCACCTGGTCGCCGCCGCCAAGAAGCACGGCGCCACGACCGTCGCCCACGGCTGCACCGGCAAGGGCAACGACCAGGTCCGCTTCGAGGCGGGCATCGTCGCCCTCGCCCCGGACCTCAAGTGCATCGCCCCGGTCCGTGACTACGCGATGACCCGGGACAAGGCGATCGCCTTCTGCGAGGAGAAGCAGCTCCCGATCGCGACCACCAAGAAGTCCCCGTACTCCATCGACCAGAACGTCTTCGGACGCGCCGTCGAGACGGGCTTCCTGGAGGACATCTGGAACGCCCCGATCGAGGACATCTACGAGTACACCTCGAACCCGGCCCTGCCGCGCGAGGCCGACGAGGTCGTCATCTCCTTCAAGGAGGGCGTCCCGGTCGCCATCGACGGCAAGCCCGTCACCGTGCTGCAGGCCATCCAGCAGCTCAACGACCGCGCCGGAGCCCAGGGCATCGGCCGGATCGACATCGTCGAGGACCGCCTCGTGGGCATCAAGTCCCGTGAGGTGTACGAGGCCCCGGGTGCGATCGCACTGATCACGGCCCACCAGGAGCTGGAGAACGTCACCGTCGAGCGCGAGCTGGCCCGCTACAAGCGGCAGGTCGAGCAGCGCTGGGGCGAGATGGTCTACGACGGCCTGTGGTTCTCCCCGCTCAAGCGGGCCCTGGACGGCTTCATCAACGAGGCCAACCAGCACGTCACCGGTGACATCCGGATGACCCTGCACGGCGGCCGCGCCGTCGTCACCGGCCGGAAGTCGGACGAGTCGCTGTACGACTTCAACCTCGCGACCTACGACTCGGGCGACACCTTCGACCAGTCCAAGGCCCAGGGCTTCATCGAGATCTTCGGTCTCTCCTCGAAGATCGCGGCCCGCCGCGACCTCGCCTGA